In one window of Chitinophagales bacterium DNA:
- a CDS encoding PspC domain-containing protein: MKKVININFQGRVVPIEESAYDILKQYVESLRRFFANEEGRDEIINDIESRIAELFGEILKKGSTCITDDDVNQVIASMGRPEEFEGEESKVQSQLGSEQTSSSQQQSIPQDGPRRLYRDENNKVLGGVCAGFANYFGIDPLIVRILAIVTIGVVLIPYIILWVALPSSASQVIGATRKRLFRDTESKIIAGVCSGLGHYFGVNAWIPRALFLIPFISFAFKWFSYGPFDVPHFVSFSFSPGATIIYIILWLVLPEAVTAADKLEMKGEKVDLNNIKQTVQGDLEGFRERAEKFGTEVKDKAVQFGQEVSDRAKAAAPEVAAVAKKSSRGIAGIFILLFKIFAYFIVGVVLFTIVVSLFAVATVFTSLLPVKTYLIRGDSQSLMVWGTLIFFVWVPVIGVITWIIRRIANIRKNGNTMAFAFTALWIIGWFFFVSLLASLSKDFRYRNIPLEETVVLSNAKVDKLELKTLPPTVYYGTDDWFKLEPFASFDEDTVYVRNIRVRIIKSNTDSFRVTTTRLAQGRTRNEADSRAARIRFNLTQNDTLLLLDKGIQITPQEKFRNQRVVITVAVPVGKRIKIRESVGWGNDVRVDFGRGYDDGWNFERDDEWNGYNSWRHDVEYVMTNDGLKRVDNKDDEDRNSEDAVEEYRKSREQLEREIEEQRLELERKQNELKEKEKELAKPVDSIPVKKEVKEKYRYQRSTAAGYLNRKETISYQHQENPLLERFSL, from the coding sequence ATGAAAAAGGTAATCAATATCAACTTCCAGGGCAGGGTTGTTCCCATCGAGGAATCTGCCTATGACATACTGAAGCAGTATGTGGAAAGTCTGAGACGTTTCTTTGCCAATGAGGAAGGTCGTGATGAGATCATCAACGACATCGAAAGCCGCATCGCTGAATTATTTGGCGAGATCCTCAAGAAAGGCAGTACCTGCATCACTGATGATGATGTAAACCAGGTAATCGCCAGCATGGGTCGCCCCGAAGAATTTGAAGGTGAAGAAAGCAAAGTGCAATCACAGCTTGGCTCTGAGCAAACTAGCAGCAGCCAGCAGCAATCCATTCCACAGGATGGTCCACGCCGCTTGTACCGCGATGAGAACAACAAAGTACTCGGTGGTGTGTGTGCTGGTTTTGCCAACTATTTCGGGATCGATCCATTGATTGTGCGCATACTCGCTATCGTAACCATTGGTGTGGTGCTTATTCCTTACATCATACTTTGGGTAGCATTACCCAGCAGCGCATCTCAGGTAATTGGTGCCACACGTAAGCGCCTCTTCAGAGATACTGAAAGCAAGATTATTGCAGGTGTGTGTAGTGGTTTGGGCCATTATTTTGGTGTAAATGCCTGGATTCCCCGTGCATTGTTCCTGATACCCTTTATTTCTTTCGCTTTCAAGTGGTTCTCTTATGGTCCTTTTGATGTACCACATTTTGTAAGCTTCTCATTTAGCCCCGGTGCTACCATTATCTATATCATTCTCTGGTTGGTATTACCTGAAGCAGTAACTGCAGCAGACAAACTGGAGATGAAGGGTGAGAAAGTAGACTTGAATAATATCAAGCAAACTGTGCAGGGTGATCTGGAAGGTTTCAGAGAGCGTGCTGAAAAATTTGGTACAGAGGTAAAAGATAAAGCTGTGCAGTTTGGTCAGGAAGTTTCTGATCGTGCTAAAGCCGCAGCCCCTGAAGTAGCAGCTGTTGCCAAGAAAAGTAGTCGCGGTATTGCAGGCATATTTATTCTGCTCTTTAAAATATTTGCATACTTCATTGTAGGTGTTGTACTCTTCACTATCGTAGTATCTCTGTTTGCAGTAGCAACTGTATTCACTTCACTGTTGCCAGTTAAAACCTACCTGATTCGTGGAGATTCACAAAGCCTGATGGTATGGGGTACATTGATCTTCTTTGTGTGGGTGCCTGTTATTGGTGTCATCACCTGGATCATCCGCCGCATTGCCAATATTCGCAAGAATGGTAATACCATGGCTTTTGCCTTCACTGCTCTGTGGATTATTGGATGGTTCTTCTTTGTGAGCCTGCTGGCTTCGCTGAGTAAGGATTTCAGATACAGAAATATTCCTCTTGAAGAAACTGTAGTGCTGAGTAATGCCAAAGTAGATAAGCTTGAATTGAAGACTTTACCTCCTACGGTATACTATGGTACAGATGATTGGTTTAAGCTGGAGCCTTTTGCTTCTTTTGATGAAGACACTGTGTATGTGAGAAATATCCGTGTGCGCATCATCAAATCAAATACGGATAGCTTCCGTGTAACCACTACCAGACTGGCGCAGGGTAGAACAAGAAATGAAGCCGATAGCCGTGCAGCACGCATTCGCTTTAATCTTACACAAAACGACACACTACTTTTGCTGGATAAGGGTATTCAGATTACTCCTCAGGAGAAATTCCGTAATCAGCGTGTGGTAATTACAGTGGCCGTTCCGGTTGGTAAGCGTATCAAGATCAGAGAAAGTGTGGGTTGGGGTAATGATGTACGTGTAGATTTTGGTCGTGGCTATGATGATGGCTGGAATTTCGAAAGAGATGATGAGTGGAATGGTTATAACAGCTGGAGACATGATGTGGAATATGTGATGACGAATGACGGACTCAAGCGTGTAGACAATAAAGATGATGAAGACCGTAATAGTGAAGATGCTGTAGAAGAGTACCGTAAGAGCCGTGAGCAGTTAGAGCGTGAGATTGAAGAGCAGCGTCTTGAACTGGAGCGTAAACAAAACGAGCTGAAAGAAAAGGAAAAAGAACTGGCTAAGCCTGTTGATAGCATCCCAGTAAAGAAAGAAGTGAAAGAGAAGTATCGCTATCAGCGTTCTACAGCTGCAGGTTATTTGAACAGAAAAGAAACCATCAGCTATCAGCATCAGGAAAATCCTTTGTTAGAAAGATTCTCTCTTTGA
- a CDS encoding septal ring lytic transglycosylase RlpA family protein — translation MKQYCCLLILFALLSASCGRYVTKTGKASYYGNEYDGRKTANGEVFRQSKLTAAHKKLPFGTQVRVTNLSNGKTVDVRINDRGPFVAGRIIDLSRSAAEEIGMVRQGVAKVKIRYKRKKDR, via the coding sequence ATGAAACAATACTGCTGCTTACTCATACTTTTTGCCCTGCTCTCAGCATCCTGTGGGCGTTATGTAACAAAAACAGGGAAAGCCTCTTATTACGGAAATGAATATGATGGCCGTAAAACGGCCAATGGCGAAGTATTTCGGCAGAGTAAGCTTACTGCTGCGCACAAAAAATTGCCTTTTGGTACTCAGGTTCGTGTAACCAATCTATCTAATGGCAAAACTGTTGACGTAAGAATTAATGACCGCGGTCCTTTTGTGGCTGGAAGAATTATTGATCTCAGTAGATCTGCTGCAGAGGAAATTGGCATGGTTCGTCAGGGTGTGGCCAAAGTAAAAATTCGCTATAAGCGGAAAAAAGACCGTTAA
- a CDS encoding insulinase family protein: MLNRKQAPGITDPAAFELQLRKHDYFELDNGTPVYAVNAGAQDVLMIDMVFYAGNWFEEKNIVAATTNFLLKNGTSKRTAFEINEHFEFYGAYLNRNCYTDETASLSLHTLTKHLPELLPVMSELLTDAIFPEQELQIYKQNQQQRLRVNLKKCDFVANRLIDEYLYGFDHPYGRYSSAADFDAVQREDLVQFYQDYYTKGHCKIFVAGKLPADIQQQLNTAFGHLPFRKDKPAKAHQIQPADKKVQEIINDAAGVQGAIRMAAPAINRHHPDFPKLQVVNNIFGGFFGSRLMANIREDKGYTYGIYSYLQNHLHETALMISTEAGRDVCAATITEVYKEMQLLRDELVDDEELSLVKNYMMGTILGDLDGPFQIINRWKNYVLHGLNEQYFYQSIEAIKTITAEEVQALAKQYLQEDQFYALTVV, from the coding sequence GTGTTGAACAGGAAGCAAGCCCCCGGTATTACAGACCCCGCAGCATTTGAACTGCAACTGCGTAAGCATGACTATTTCGAATTAGATAATGGTACACCTGTCTATGCTGTGAATGCAGGTGCGCAGGATGTACTCATGATTGATATGGTTTTTTACGCAGGTAATTGGTTTGAAGAAAAAAACATTGTAGCGGCTACCACCAATTTTCTGCTGAAGAATGGAACAAGCAAGCGCACAGCTTTTGAGATCAATGAGCATTTTGAATTTTATGGAGCTTATCTCAATAGAAACTGTTATACAGATGAAACTGCTTCTCTCTCGCTGCATACATTAACCAAGCATCTTCCAGAACTGCTGCCAGTGATGAGTGAGTTGCTGACAGATGCAATTTTTCCTGAACAAGAGTTACAGATATACAAGCAGAACCAGCAGCAAAGACTGCGTGTAAATTTGAAGAAGTGTGATTTTGTCGCCAACAGATTGATTGACGAATACCTCTATGGCTTTGATCATCCCTACGGGCGATATTCTTCTGCTGCAGATTTTGATGCGGTGCAAAGAGAAGACTTAGTACAATTTTATCAGGACTATTACACCAAAGGACATTGTAAAATATTTGTTGCAGGAAAACTGCCTGCTGATATTCAGCAACAGCTAAATACTGCTTTTGGTCATTTACCTTTTAGAAAGGATAAACCTGCAAAAGCACATCAGATTCAGCCTGCCGATAAGAAAGTGCAGGAGATCATCAATGATGCTGCAGGTGTGCAGGGAGCTATACGTATGGCAGCACCTGCAATCAACAGACACCATCCTGATTTTCCTAAACTGCAGGTGGTGAATAATATCTTCGGTGGTTTCTTTGGGTCCAGATTAATGGCAAACATTCGAGAGGACAAGGGCTACACTTATGGTATTTACAGTTATCTGCAGAATCACTTACACGAAACAGCATTGATGATTAGTACTGAGGCGGGCAGAGATGTTTGTGCTGCTACGATTACAGAAGTGTATAAGGAAATGCAATTGCTGCGCGATGAGTTGGTTGATGATGAAGAACTGAGTTTGGTGAAGAACTATATGATGGGTACCATACTGGGAGATCTGGATGGTCCTTTCCAAATCATCAATCGCTGGAAGAACTATGTGTTACATGGTTTGAATGAACAATATTTCTATCAAAGTATTGAAGCCATCAAAACCATTACTGCAGAAGAAGTGCAGGCACTGGCCAAGCAATATTTGCAGGAAGATCAATTCTACGCATTAACTGTTGTGTAA
- the gcvT gene encoding glycine cleavage system aminomethyltransferase GcvT yields the protein MKQTPFTHKHIALGAKMAAFAGYNMPISYSGINDEHAAVRNNAGVFDVSHMGEFILKGPDALDLIQRVTSNDASKLTNGKAQYSCLPNEEGGIVDDLLVYCVEENNVYMLVVNASNIEKDWNWISARNTKGVEMHNISDKTALLAVQGPNATKILQTLTAMDIMNLKYYTFAKGVFAGVENVLVSATGYTGAGGVEIYFEDKDGNADKIWDAIFEAGASAGIKPIGLGARDTLRLEMGYCLYGNDIDDTTSPLEAGLGWVTKFTKDFTARPILEAQKAAGLARKLVGFEMIERGIPRHDYAIKDAAGNVIGKVTSGTQAPSLGKAVGLGYVALSHAAIDSELFIDIRNTPVKAKVVKFPFA from the coding sequence ATGAAGCAAACACCTTTTACACATAAGCATATTGCACTGGGCGCCAAAATGGCTGCTTTTGCTGGATACAATATGCCGATCAGTTATTCCGGTATTAATGATGAACATGCAGCAGTGAGAAACAATGCAGGTGTGTTTGATGTAAGCCATATGGGCGAATTCATCCTGAAAGGCCCAGATGCGCTTGACTTGATTCAGCGTGTTACCAGCAATGATGCGTCCAAACTTACCAATGGTAAAGCACAGTATTCTTGTTTGCCCAATGAAGAGGGTGGTATTGTAGATGATTTGCTGGTATACTGTGTGGAGGAAAACAATGTATACATGCTGGTGGTGAATGCTTCCAATATTGAAAAAGACTGGAACTGGATTAGTGCGCGCAACACAAAGGGTGTTGAAATGCACAATATCAGCGATAAAACAGCTTTATTGGCCGTACAGGGTCCTAATGCAACAAAGATTCTGCAAACACTAACAGCAATGGATATTATGAACCTCAAATACTACACTTTCGCTAAGGGTGTATTTGCAGGCGTAGAAAATGTGCTGGTAAGTGCAACCGGCTATACCGGTGCGGGTGGTGTAGAAATTTATTTTGAAGACAAGGACGGTAACGCCGATAAAATCTGGGATGCCATTTTTGAAGCGGGTGCATCTGCTGGTATCAAACCAATTGGTTTGGGGGCACGTGATACATTACGTCTTGAAATGGGCTATTGTTTATACGGTAACGATATTGATGATACTACTTCTCCATTAGAAGCAGGACTCGGTTGGGTAACCAAGTTTACCAAGGATTTTACTGCACGCCCGATACTGGAAGCACAGAAAGCAGCGGGCCTTGCGCGTAAGCTGGTTGGTTTTGAAATGATCGAGCGTGGAATCCCTCGCCATGACTATGCAATCAAAGATGCTGCTGGTAATGTAATCGGTAAGGTTACTTCTGGTACGCAAGCGCCTTCGCTGGGTAAGGCGGTTGGTCTTGGTTATGTGGCTTTATCGCATGCAGCGATTGATAGTGAGCTATTCATTGATATTCGCAATACTCCGGTGAAAGCCAAGGTTGTTAAATTTCCTTTTGCCTAA
- a CDS encoding insulinase family protein, translating into MIQFERFVLDNGLRVLVHEDPSTPMAVVNVLYDVGARDEDPNKTGFAHLFEHLMFGGSIHIPDYDEPLQRAGGENNAYTTNDLTNYYCQVPAQNLETAFWLESDRMLSLAFSEKSLDVQRKVVCEEFKEHYINKPYGDIWHKMRELAYKVHPYRWMTIGKELSHVEKAHIDDVKAFFFKHYRPVNAILVVAGNVQVEQVKQLAAKWFGPIPMGDQYVRNLPQEPVQTAARRQVVEADVPVDAFLAAWHMDARLDKGYYIADLITEVLGGGASSRLYQQLVKEQRLFASIDCYHFGTIEKGLVAVDGKLAEGVAIETAEAAVQAVLQQVKEAAISEQELQKVKNKTESVIAFEDMNVMSRANSLAFYELLGDAQLMNDELQRYQEITAADIRSYSQQLFAQTNSNVLHYLRKK; encoded by the coding sequence ATGATCCAGTTTGAGCGATTTGTATTAGACAACGGACTTCGTGTTTTGGTGCATGAAGATCCATCCACCCCCATGGCAGTGGTAAATGTATTGTATGATGTAGGTGCTAGGGATGAAGACCCAAACAAGACCGGCTTTGCGCATTTGTTTGAACACCTGATGTTTGGTGGCAGCATCCATATCCCTGATTACGATGAGCCATTACAACGTGCAGGCGGAGAGAATAATGCTTACACCACCAATGATTTAACCAATTACTATTGTCAGGTGCCAGCACAGAATCTGGAAACAGCTTTTTGGCTGGAGAGCGATCGTATGCTGAGCCTTGCGTTTAGTGAGAAGAGTTTGGATGTACAGCGCAAAGTAGTTTGTGAGGAGTTCAAAGAACATTATATCAATAAACCTTATGGCGATATCTGGCACAAGATGCGCGAGCTGGCATATAAAGTGCACCCGTATCGCTGGATGACCATTGGTAAGGAGTTAAGCCATGTAGAGAAAGCGCATATTGATGATGTAAAAGCTTTCTTCTTCAAACATTACCGTCCGGTAAATGCAATCTTGGTTGTTGCAGGCAATGTACAGGTTGAGCAAGTGAAGCAATTGGCAGCAAAATGGTTTGGTCCCATTCCTATGGGCGATCAATATGTGCGTAATCTGCCGCAAGAGCCTGTGCAAACAGCAGCTAGAAGACAAGTGGTAGAAGCAGATGTACCTGTGGATGCTTTTCTCGCTGCCTGGCATATGGATGCAAGATTGGATAAGGGCTATTACATCGCAGACCTCATCACGGAAGTTTTGGGTGGCGGTGCTTCTTCCCGCTTATATCAGCAATTGGTTAAGGAGCAGCGCTTGTTTGCTTCTATTGATTGTTATCACTTCGGTACTATTGAAAAGGGATTGGTGGCTGTAGATGGAAAATTAGCGGAAGGGGTTGCTATCGAAACGGCTGAAGCTGCTGTGCAGGCGGTATTGCAGCAAGTAAAAGAAGCAGCCATCAGTGAGCAGGAGCTACAAAAAGTAAAGAACAAGACAGAAAGCGTCATTGCTTTTGAGGATATGAATGTGATGAGCAGAGCCAATAGTCTGGCTTTTTACGAGTTGCTCGGCGATGCACAATTGATGAACGATGAGTTGCAACGGTATCAGGAGATTACTGCTGCGGATATACGTTCTTACAGCCAGCAATTATTTGCTCAAACCAACAGTAACGTGCTGCATTATCTGCGGAAAAAATAA
- a CDS encoding aspartyl protease family protein, giving the protein MLRFIISVLLLLQVLPSLAQEEFVPPQAKLLTRFRFQQYSGGVIMLRGTLDQHTDSLNFILDTGSGGISLDSATATRLGVQMEMSDRTIRGIAGLKRVAFAYNHSLHLPGLVVEKLDFHINDYELLTSVYGIQIDGIIGYSFFRRFIVHIDFDKEMLEVYAPGSYRYPKGGYLLKPSFSTLPLPYLEVEDSRTVNARFIFDTGAAMCFLMSSDFAQDSTLMRKSRKRYLTQVEGLGGKKRMEYTIVKSLKIGPYKFRRVPAHIFEDDFNVTSYPQLGGLIGNDLLRRFNMVINYPEQSIYLKPNEHFAESFDYSYTGLGVYMVEGEIKVIDVIPGTPGHKAGFEAGDVIFAVDNNYSKNIKTLKTLLQNAGATMQVVVFRNGVPKVLTLKIGDIRRKRG; this is encoded by the coding sequence GCTTTCAGCAGTATAGCGGTGGTGTTATTATGCTTAGAGGCACGCTTGATCAGCATACGGACTCGCTCAACTTTATCCTGGATACAGGTAGTGGAGGTATTTCGCTTGATTCAGCAACAGCCACCAGACTGGGCGTGCAAATGGAAATGTCTGACAGAACTATTCGAGGCATTGCCGGCTTGAAACGTGTGGCTTTCGCCTATAACCATAGCTTACACTTGCCGGGCCTTGTGGTAGAAAAACTGGATTTTCATATTAACGATTACGAACTACTCACGAGTGTATATGGTATTCAGATTGATGGAATTATTGGATATAGTTTCTTCAGAAGATTTATCGTGCATATTGATTTCGACAAAGAAATGCTTGAGGTGTATGCGCCCGGTTCTTACCGTTATCCCAAAGGTGGCTATTTACTTAAACCCAGTTTCAGCACTTTACCCCTGCCTTATCTGGAAGTGGAAGACAGTAGAACGGTGAATGCCCGTTTTATTTTTGATACCGGTGCAGCCATGTGTTTTCTAATGTCGAGTGATTTTGCGCAGGACAGTACATTGATGCGTAAAAGTCGCAAGCGTTATCTCACACAGGTAGAAGGATTGGGCGGCAAAAAAAGAATGGAGTACACCATCGTTAAATCGCTGAAAATCGGCCCATACAAGTTCAGGCGAGTACCTGCGCATATATTTGAAGACGATTTCAATGTAACATCATATCCGCAGCTGGGTGGATTGATTGGAAATGATTTATTACGCCGGTTTAATATGGTCATCAATTATCCGGAGCAAAGTATCTACCTGAAACCAAATGAACATTTTGCAGAGTCTTTTGATTATTCTTACACAGGACTCGGTGTGTATATGGTGGAAGGGGAGATCAAAGTAATTGATGTGATTCCCGGTACGCCCGGGCATAAAGCCGGCTTTGAAGCTGGTGATGTTATTTTCGCCGTAGATAATAATTACAGTAAAAACATTAAGACGCTCAAGACCTTGTTGCAAAATGCGGGTGCTACCATGCAGGTAGTGGTTTTCCGCAATGGCGTCCCTAAAGTACTTACCCTGAAGATTGGCGATATACGGAGGAAAAGGGGCTGA
- a CDS encoding EamA family transporter gives MQTWVYYAILSTLTGGAALVFAKMGMKQANEHLALTIRTGVLFFIVVMNAWIAGGFKDAKAIPQKALFWFVLAGVSTAVYWIFFFKAMKTANVSVVSTIDKGSILITFLLSYLLLNEPITPKLLIGAALIIAGTVILIK, from the coding sequence ATGCAGACCTGGGTATATTATGCCATTTTATCTACGCTCACCGGTGGTGCAGCATTGGTTTTCGCTAAAATGGGTATGAAACAAGCCAATGAACACTTGGCACTGACCATCAGAACAGGGGTTCTGTTTTTTATTGTAGTAATGAATGCATGGATTGCAGGTGGATTCAAGGATGCTAAAGCCATTCCACAAAAAGCTTTGTTCTGGTTTGTACTGGCGGGCGTATCAACAGCAGTTTATTGGATATTCTTTTTCAAAGCGATGAAGACTGCGAATGTATCTGTGGTATCTACTATTGATAAGGGCAGTATCCTAATTACGTTTCTACTCTCTTATTTATTACTGAATGAGCCCATCACACCAAAACTCTTGATTGGTGCTGCACTGATCATTGCAGGAACAGTTATCCTGATTAAATAA
- a CDS encoding 2-phosphosulfolactate phosphatase, whose amino-acid sequence MSKPYLHTVLSPKLLDIYDVQDAVVVIIDVFRATSTIATALYNGATRVIPVDAVDKCIEIGKKTGGITAGERDGKIIPGLAHGNSPAEYPREFIEGKTLVLTTTNGTKLLHMALNKGAAEVITGSFPNLTAVCDYLASCNKHVLLGCSAWKDRFNLEDTLFAGAVINRIQQNFTIHCDSSLMAADMYNLHKDHMYEFIRKTTHWHRLSAFGLEKDLEYCATPDLAPVLPIYRNGDLVCG is encoded by the coding sequence ATGAGTAAGCCCTATCTGCATACTGTTTTATCGCCCAAGTTGCTGGATATCTATGATGTGCAAGATGCTGTTGTCGTGATTATCGATGTGTTTCGTGCTACATCAACCATTGCAACTGCCTTATACAATGGCGCAACCAGGGTGATTCCGGTAGATGCTGTAGATAAGTGTATCGAAATCGGCAAAAAAACTGGCGGTATCACAGCGGGTGAAAGAGATGGTAAAATCATTCCCGGTCTGGCGCATGGCAATTCTCCTGCAGAATACCCACGCGAATTCATTGAAGGCAAAACCTTGGTGCTAACTACAACCAATGGTACCAAATTGCTGCACATGGCTTTGAACAAAGGCGCTGCAGAAGTGATCACAGGTTCATTCCCTAATCTAACTGCGGTTTGTGATTATCTGGCTTCCTGCAATAAGCATGTATTATTGGGATGTTCAGCCTGGAAGGATCGTTTCAATCTGGAGGACACATTGTTTGCAGGTGCGGTTATCAATCGTATTCAGCAAAATTTTACGATTCACTGCGATAGTAGCTTGATGGCTGCCGACATGTACAACCTGCACAAAGACCACATGTACGAATTCATCCGCAAAACCACCCATTGGCATAGGCTATCTGCATTTGGTTTGGAAAAGGATTTAGAGTACTGTGCTACCCCTGATTTGGCACCTGTGTTGCCCATCTACCGCAACGGTGATCTTGTTTGCGGATAG
- a CDS encoding PadR family transcriptional regulator, with protein sequence MDIQNTQSQMRKGVLEFCILSIIRQGEVYPSDIVDRMKVANLHILEGTLYPLLTRLKNAELLTYRWVESNSGPPRKYFSMTEKGIAFYGELERTWKELADAVAALTQPFEVTAANTENQTQL encoded by the coding sequence ATGGATATACAAAACACACAAAGTCAGATGCGAAAGGGGGTACTGGAATTCTGTATCCTGTCCATCATACGTCAGGGCGAAGTGTATCCGAGTGATATTGTAGACAGAATGAAGGTAGCCAACCTGCACATTCTGGAAGGAACACTCTATCCCCTGCTGACCAGATTGAAAAACGCAGAACTCCTGACTTACCGCTGGGTAGAAAGCAACAGCGGCCCCCCGAGAAAATATTTCTCCATGACTGAAAAAGGTATTGCATTCTATGGAGAGCTGGAGCGTACATGGAAGGAACTGGCCGATGCGGTAGCCGCACTTACCCAGCCTTTCGAGGTAACTGCAGCCAATACCGAAAACCAAACCCAACTCTAA
- a CDS encoding phage holin family protein codes for MGRFFTRMVATALAVLIAAYLLKGVSIDSTLTALIVAAVLGLLNTFIKPVLILLTIPITIFTLGIFLLFINVWMIRWAAELVPGFKVDGWWTALFFSFIVSFATSVIESIIGVPKDEKQ; via the coding sequence ATGGGAAGATTCTTTACCAGAATGGTTGCAACAGCACTGGCTGTATTAATTGCAGCTTACTTGCTGAAGGGCGTGAGCATCGACTCAACGCTTACTGCTTTGATTGTTGCTGCAGTATTGGGCTTACTCAATACTTTCATTAAGCCTGTACTTATCTTGTTAACAATACCCATCACCATTTTTACACTGGGTATTTTTTTATTGTTCATCAATGTATGGATGATTCGCTGGGCAGCTGAACTGGTGCCGGGCTTTAAAGTTGATGGTTGGTGGACAGCCTTATTCTTCAGTTTTATTGTGTCTTTCGCCACGTCAGTGATTGAGTCTATTATCGGCGTGCCCAAAGATGAAAAGCAATAG